Below is a window of Helicobacter sp. MIT 05-5293 DNA.
TTTGATTGATCTAGGACACTTAAAATCAAACTCTCTTTTTGATTCTTGTTTAAAAAAGGAGAAGCAAGCAAATCATAGACTTTTTTATCCTTAAAAACAAGACTAAGATCTTTAAAGATTTGAAGATCGGCTTCTAATTCTGCGGAATCTTTGACTGATCGCATTAAAGCTTGGGTGTATTTTTTTGCAACGATACCATACATTATGAGATCCTTTTCGTAATGATATTGATGTAATCTTCCTTATTGAGCTGAACTTCTTCGCTTTGCATAAGCTCATTTAAGACTTCATTAACACTTTCTTGTGTTAGCCGTCTTTGCTCAAATTCTATACTTGCATCTAAAGAATGCTTAAGTAATTCTATATCTCTTTTGATTTGATCATTATATTTTTGCTCAATAAGATAAGCTTCTTGTTTAGCAGCATTGACAATGTCTTTTGCGCGTTTTTTACTTTCTTCTAGACGTTTGTTAGCACGCTCACTTTCTTTTTTTGCTTGTTGGAGATTGTCTTGAACAGCTTGAAGTTGGTCTGAAATAGCCAATCTACGCTTTGTAAAAATGCCTTTAATTGCATCAAAAGCAAAATACCACAAAATGGCAAGAAATATGACGAAGTTAATGACTCGTTGGATAAAATCACTTTCTTCTAAACTTCCTGATGCAAACATAAGCGATGGAATGCTTACGAGAATGAATAATCCTGCTATTTTTTTCATTAGTCAGCCCCCTAAATTTGTTTAAGCTTTGTTTTAAGCGATTCTCTAAAAAGCGGTAATTGAGCAATGAGATCACTACGAAGCTCTGCTTTTTGAGCTTGAAGCTCTTCTTTGTATTGAGCAAGCTTGGCTTCATTTTCTGCTTTTTTGCTATTTATTTTACTTTCATAAGTAGCTTTTGCTTCTTTTGTTGCTGCATCTAGTATTTGTGCTGCTTCTTTGCGAGCTTGTTGAAGATTCTCAGAGATTTCTTTTTCAATCTGGGAAATATCATTTTTATGCCCTTGTGTGCTTTCTAGGTCTCTCCGAATCGATTCATCTCTATTTTTCATAAAGGTAAACATAGGCTTGTAGAGCCATTGATTGAGGAGATAAATCAGAAGCATAAAGACAACAAAGACAAGTAACATTAAGTATGGATTAAGGGTAATACTCATTTTATTCCTCCTCTAAAGTCAAGTAATCTATTCTAGCAAGTTAAATTGTTTTTAACCTTAAATAAGAATTATTTTGAAATTTTTTTTATGAGGGTGGTAATTTCCGCATCATTTTCAAAATATATAGTGAGCTTTGGGGACGCAATTTGTGAAGTGATACCCAGTTTATCAAGCTTTTCTTGAAGAGAAAGTAGCAAATCTGTATCGATTTTTTCAATATAATCAGCTTGACTAATTTTAGATGAGTTTGGCGAACCTTTTTTGTTTTTAAGTTTTTTAATGAGATTTTCCGTATCCCGCACACTTAGTTTTTGCCCCATAATAGAATCTGTAATAAGTTTTTGCTCTTGTTCATCAAGAGTTACGAGCATTTTGGCGTGCCCCTGTGTAATTTTATTTTGATTCAGCAAATCTTTTGTTTCATCACTTAAGTTAAGCAAACGTAATGTATTGGTGATTTGAGCACGTGATTTTTTAATGCGTTTTGAGAGTTCTTCATGTGTAATACCGTATTCTTCTAAAAGTTCTTGATAAGAAAGTGCTAATTCAATTGCCCCTAAGTCTTCGCGTTGGATATTTTCAATAATAGCAAGCTCTCTTAAGCGTTTGAGATCAATATCTGCGACAATGGCTCTAATATTTGTTTTGCCTGCAAGTTTTGAGGCACGCAAACGCCTCTCTCCTGCGATAAGCACATAATCTCCACCGCCATTATCATAGACAATAATAGGTTGTAATAGCCCATGCTCTTGTATAGATTCTGCAAGCTCTTTGAGAGATTCGTCATCGAAGCTTTTTCTTGGTTGATAAGGATTTGCTTTAATGATGTCGATATTTAACTCTAAAACAAGTGATGAATCATCACTTAGGTTCTTTTCATAAGCTTCTTCTACTTCTCCTAATACTGCCCCGAGTCCCCTCCCTAAGGCTTTTTTCTTTGCCATTCGTTTATGCTCCTTGCAAAATCACTCTTGCAAGATTCTCATAAGCTATGCTACCATTTGACCGAATGTCATAGAGCAAAATAGGTTTGCCAAAACTCGGAGATTCTGCAAGTTTAACACTGCGAGGCACGATAATAAATTCATTTTCATCTTTAAAAAGCTCTTTGCTAAAATGCTGTGTGAGCTCTTCAAAAACTTGCCTTGAAAGGTTATTTTGTCCTGAATACATTGTCGGTAAAAAGCCCTTGATGCTAAGTCGAGGATTAATTGTGTCTTTTAAGATTCTGATTGTGTTTAAAAGTTGAGCTAAACCTTCAAGTGCAAAAAACTCACATTGGATAGGGATAATGACAGAATCTGCAGCCACAAGAGCATTGACCGTGAGTGATCCGAGTGCAGGAGGGGAATCAATAACGATAAAATCATATAAATCTTTAACTTCGCTGATTTTTTTACTCAAGAGTAACTCACGTCCTTTAGCATTATTTTTATTATAAAATTCTTTTTCAATACCTGCTAGTCCAATATTTGAAGGAGCAATATCAAGTAAAGGAATATCTGTTTTAAGAATGATTTCTGAAAGTTTTTTAGAACCTGTAAGGACATGATAAATATCAAATTCGACTTTATTGCGTCTTATACCAAAACTTGTTGTTGCATTTGCTTGCGGATCATAATCAATTACTAAAACTTTTTTATTTGCGGATGCCAAAAAAGCCGCCAGATTAACCGTAGTGGTAGTTTTACCTACACCACCTTTTTGATTTGCAATAGTTATAATCTCACACATTTGTTTCTCCATTATCTTAAACTATAAATTCTTTGTCCATTAAAATTCAGCGAGCCATCATCATTGAGAGATGTTTCCCTTAAGCAAACCCTTTGACCTTGAAAATGAAAGGTAAAAGTATTGTTGCGATAAAATTCTAGCTTATAAATACTAAAAATCTGCTTCCAAGAAGTATTTTTTTTGATGTTTTTTATATATTCTTCCAAGAATGCTTGTGGCTGTATTTTTTGGCTTACTTCCTCCTCTAATATCCCATAGGGACAATGTTTGTTGCTATAAAGATTAATACCAATCCCACAAACGAGGATATTTTGGACTTTTTGAGTGAGAATCCCACCGACTTTATTTTCTCCAATATATAAGTCATTAGGCCATTTTAACCACACTTGCGAACCCAAATTGGCGAGAGATTGCTGGAATATAAACCCAAAAAAAATCGAGCTTGATTCTACAGGAAGATCTTGAGGGAGCGTTTCAATATTCATGGCAAATGAAAATGTCAGAGCTTTGGCGACTTGATCCCATTTGTTTCCACGACTGCCTATTGCATCGCTTTGGTGTTTTGCAAGGATACAAAATGGCGGGGTAAGAGCGTTTGACTTGATTTGTTCGATAGCATAAGTTTGTGTAGAGGGTAGAGTATCAAATGTGTAGATTCTCAACATAGAATCTCCCCAATCTTCAAACGCTTGCCACATAAATATTCTACTGCACTAAGAGCCTTTTTCCCCTCTTGTTGTAATGTCTGAATCCGCAAACTTCCTTTGGCACAGCCTATTATAATACTATCAGATTCTATAGCGAGTATTTCTCCTTGTGTGTTTGAAGATGATGCCTCACATAGAGAAATATGAGAAAGCTTAAGTGTATAGCCTAAGGAAGAATGTATGAAAATATGGGGCCATACGCAATAGGCTAAGTATTTGTGATAAATTTCACAAGCGTTATCAAATGTTACACACCCATCATTTTTTTTGATTTTTTGACAATAAGTAGAATCTGCATCAATTTGTTTGAGGGCTTGGAGAGAAGAGAGATTTTTAAGCACTTTTAGAGCAAGTTTCCCTCCACTTTGAGCAAGTTCAAGAGACAATGTAGGAAAATCTTGATGTGTATTAGGCAGATAGCTATACCCGAGAATTTCTCCGCTATCAAGCTTTGGGCTGATATTCATTGCGGTGATACCAAAATAATCAGGTTGGTTGATAAGCATTTGTTGCAGCGGGCTTGCCCCACGCCATTGAGGTAAAAGTGAGGCGTGAATATTGATACAACAAGCAATATTTAAGAATCTTATAGGCAGGATTTTGCCATAAGCGACTACGAGAATCACATCAGGGGCTAGAGATTCTATTATTTTTATTGTGTCTTCGTCAATTTTAGTGGGTTGTAAAATTTTGATGCCTAATGCTTCAAAATGTTCTTTTGTGTGTGGTGGTTTGAGTTCACCCTTACGCCCAAAAGGTTTGTCAGGTTGGCATAAAAGCCCTACGATAGTAAAGCTATTGTCATGATAGATTCTCTCAAATATCGCTGTGGCAAATGCGGGTGTGCCTGCAAATAAAATTTTCATAGATTCCATATACCTTTCAAGCCTTGAGAATCTTTGGGGCAAAAAAGTGTGCCAGAAGTTTGTTTGTGTTCAAGTAAAAGATCTCGCACGATATGAAGTTTATGAGCATGACTTAAAAACATTGCGCTACCTTTTTGGAGTAAAAAATCAGCCGCCATAAGTTTGGTTACAATGCCTCCGGTGGCAAATTGTCCATGTGGTGTGTGTTGGGCTTCGAGGGTTTGTTGTGGGATATGATTGACAAGAGAGAGAATCTTTGCATCATCATATTGGTGTGGATTCTTATCAAAATACCCATCAATATCACTCAAAATAATCAGAAGTTTTGCGCCAAAGTAATACGCAATATACGCGCTCAAACGATCATTATCGCCAAAGACAATTTCACTAATTGCGATTGCATCATTTTCATTAATAATAGGTAAAACATTATTAGCAAGCAAAGCGTCAATCGTGCCTCGTGCGAAGTCTGTGCTTTTACGCGAATCAAAGTCGTGCCCTGCCAAAAGTAGCTGGGCAATGTGAATCTGATGAGATTCAAAAGATTTGCGATAACTTTCAATCAGCAAGGGCTGACCAATGCTCGCAAGGGCTTGTTTGTTTTGGAGCGTGTTTTTGTTAATACAAAGCTTTGTATGTCCGATAGCCACAGCTCCAGAGCTGACAAGTATGACATCATAATATTGGCGTAAGTCTTTAATCAAAGTAGCAAGTGCATTCATTTGATCAGTGTGAATGGTTGTGCCATCACAAAGCGTGGAGCTGCCTACTTTGAGGACGATTCTGTGTTTAGAGGACACGGCGTTTCCTTAGAATGATTTTAGAGGCTTTTGTGTTGTGCCTATTTTTAAGATTTGCGATTATACTCAAAGAATATGTAAAAAAAAATAAGCCGATGATTTTAGTCTGTGAATCTCAAATGCCTAGTTTATGATGCAAAATATCATAGAAGTGATTTTGAATGACAAAAACATCTAGCATAATAGGATACAGAGGCGTGTTTTTCAGCAAGAATCGCCCATCTTCATCAGTTTTGAAATAATAAGGCTTAGATTCTATCATTGCACACAGCATACTATAACGCACATGTAATGCTTTGAGGTCATTTTGCAAGAGGGTTTGATGATGAGGCTGATGAGTGATGAATTCTATAATGCGTTCATTCAAGATGAGATTCAGTGTTTTGAGCTGTTCAAAATCTTTTAAGAGATCATCAAAAGCAGTGATTAATAAAGGTGCGCAATGCTTTTCGTTTTTTGCCTGCAAGGTTAGATTCGAAAAGTCATTGATGCTTCTTGTGAGCTGATTTTGATACTCAAGTATTTGACTATCTGTCTCAAGATAGGGGAGGGATTGCGTGAGGAGATTGAGCTTTTCTAAACATTCTTTACATTTGGGTAAAATCTCATCAATACTATACGAAGGATAGAGAATCTTTGAAGTAAAAAAGGCAAACATCAAACCCAATAAAATATCACCGAATCGATACGCAATAAGCTGGACAAAATGTTGATCTACAAAAGAAAACATCACGACAAGCTCCAACATCGTGATACTTGTCCAAAGCATCAGCGGATAAGGTTTGAAATAAATCACTAAAAACAAATTGCACACGAACAATATGTAAATAAAAGTAGAATCTCCTAGAAATGTTACCAATCCAAATCCTAGCATCAGCCCTATCAAACTTCCAAATACAGAATCTTTCCCTGTATTTTCGATAAGTGTGATGTTAGGGTGCATCATACTTATCACGCCTAGAGCAATCCATGCGCCATGATCAATCTGAAAAAATTGTGCGACAAACATTGCCATACCCATCGCTCCGCTGTATCGCAGGGCGTAATGCAAGGGTTGGGGATTCTCACGGAGAGATTGTCTCATTTCGCTGAAACTTTTGCGTGGCGTGTTTTCTACAAAAGCTTTAGCTTCTTGATGCCCGATGCGTATGAAAGATTCGAGTTTGGAATAAAAGATTTTCAAGCCATTGACCCAAGTCCAATCGATTTTTTGTTCCACAGCTGCGATAAATACCGAGGTGTGCAAGGTTGGTTTTTTGCCGTAAAATATTGATGAGAGTTCTTTAAGGTTTGTAATCATTTCTTGTTGAATATGTTTTATGAGTTCGTGAGATTGTGGGGATTGTGATTCTAAAGAGTAGTGCATAGAATCAATCACATAATACATACTCTCAAGTTTGTAGAGATAAAATAAGGCTCGCTTATGGTTTTTAATCGAATGTGCATCTTTAATTTTCGCTCCTTGCGATGAGAGCTTTGCTTTGAGGAGAGAAATATGATTGAGAATCTGAATCTTGATAATGTCATAATCCTTGTGATTGCCAAGATTCTCACACATAATGCTTAATTCAAATAGCATTTGAACAAATTGTGTTTGGATAAATTTGCCGTATTGTCCAAATGAAATAAAGAGTCTGATACCGATAGCTACTCCTCCGCCGAGCATTGCAGCAAGTATGCAACGCCAAATCTCTACATCAGGGTGAGAAGTCGCATAAATATTCGCTACGAGTGCATTGACAAGTGTCATCGTAATGATTTTGGGGAGATCGTTGTTATAAAGGCTTGAAATGCCAATCAAAAAAGCCAAACACATAGTGGGAAGTATAAGCCACAAACTGCCTTCCCAAATGCTAAATAAGGGTATCATAGCACAAACGCAAACGACAAAAAGCACGAGATATTTTCCGTCCATATCTTTGTTGCTTGCAAAGCCATTGAGGAAAAAGATATACATTGCCATCATTACCGACCAAATGACGACAGGAGAGCCTAATAGAAAATAGCTTAGCCCCCCGCTGATACACACAGCAATCATTGCTTTGCATGCGTAAATCAGGCTAAAGAATCCGGGATCATAAACATAGAAAAATCGTTTGAGTAAAAAATTAATCCCTTTCACCCTTGTTTCACTTTTAAAAATCCGTTTTATTTTTTATAGTAATGTCCTTTTGCTTCTACGCATTGTTGAGTGCAGCTTGTGCCTTTACAGATGGTTTGGCATTCGAGCGTTTGAAAATTTCCAACAGGCTGTTTTTGTGTCCCACAAGCACTTAACACAATCAATAAAGTTGCGCTTAAAAGCAAAGCAATTGTCTGAAAATGTTTCATCATTATACTCCTTTCCTTTAATGATAGTGTAATCTAAGCATTTTTGATACCAAAAGCAATACTCTTGCAATGCCTTTTAGATTCTGTAAGCCAAAATGAGTTAAGCTTTTGATATTTCTAAGAAATGATTAAATTATATTCAAGGATTGGATATGTCGATAATTCCCCCCCAACTCAAACCGAGTTTGCTTAAGAAAATTTTTGTTGCTGCAAGTATCCGCCGATGGAATGACCAAGCTACGCCGGTGGAGTTTGTCGAGCTTGATAAACAAGCGCATAAAATTGTGATTGCCTATATTCTTGCAAAATATGAAGAAAATCAGGGCAAAAGTGTGGATTGGGAAGCTTTGATTCTGCAGTTTTGCTTTGAGTTTTTTGAACGCATTGTTTTGACTGATATTAAGCCTCCCGTGTTTCATCAACTTCGACATTCTCATAATAAAGAGCTTGTTGAGTTTGTATGCGCTCAATTAGAAAATGATTTAGGTTCGTATGTATTTTTTCCTCAAATGAAAGAATATCTCTTAAGCACTAAGAGTAATCTTGAAAAGGAGATTCTCAAAGCTTCGCATTATTATGCTTCTAAATGGGAGTTTGATATTATTTATCATTTTAACCCCTATATGTATGATGTCCAAAATATCCGCAATATCATTAATAAGCAAGTCGAGGAGCATTATCATCTCGCAGGTATGCAGCAAATTATGCTGTATGAAGATGTGCGGGAGCTTATCACGATGTTTGGGCAGCTAAGATTCCAAAAGCGTTGGAGTCAAACGCCTAGAGTTCCAGCGACTTCTGTTTTAGGGCATACGCTTATTGTAGCCTTGAGCGCGTATTTAGTGAGCTTTGATATAGGCTGTTGTAAAAAAATGCGTATCAATCACTTCCTTTGTGGGCTTTTTCATGATTTACCTGAAATCCTCACGCGTGATATTATCTCGCCGATTAAACGCAGTGTGAAAGGGCTTGATAAGCTCATTAAAGATATTGAAAAAGAGGCGGTGGATAAAAAGATTCTCTCCATTGTCCCGCCCAATATTAAAGAAGATATTGTGTATTTTACAGAAAATGAATTTGCCAATCGTTATATGATAGAACATTTTATTTATAATGCTAAGAGTGGCGAGGAATTGATGGAGCAATATAATTGTGATGAATATAATAGTATTTATGGAGAGTTTTTGAAAATATTTGATTATTTGAGTGCGTTTTTAGAAGCGAGAATCTCAATCTCTCATGGAATCTCAAGCGATGATTTGGTTAATGGTGCAGAAGACATTTATCAAAAATGCGCTCATAAAGTGATCAATAATATCGATATAGGCAAACTTTTTAGAGATTTTAAGTGAGAATAAATAATTGTGCAAATACTTACTTTAGAGGTCTGATAATGCAGCAATGTAGATTGATTCTCATACAATTAGGGCTTTCTTTTTGTCTATTGTTTTTTGCTGGGGCGGTGTATTATTTTATGGTGTTTCAGCCAAGCGGGGAATTTGTGGGATTCTATCCTTTTGATTTTGGGATTAGGAGCTTGTCGTGGCTCTTGGTGGGATTCTTGATTGCTTTATTGATCGTGTGGTGTTTTTTGACATTTTTGCCTCGTCAAAAACTCTATGATGAAAATGTTTTAGCATTTTCGCAAAGTATTTTTCTATGGTTTGCGCTGCCTTTTTTCTTTCTGAATGCTTTAAGTGAAGAGATGCTTTTTCGAGGAGCTTTGCAGTATCAATGGGGGATTCTTATCGCGACTATTGCTTTTACCCTTGTGCATTTCTCGTATTATAAAAAGCCTTTTATGTTGCTGCAAGTTTTTGCACAAGGTTTGCTTTTGGCATTTCTCTATGAGATGAGTGAATCTTTGTGGGTGTGCATACTTTGCCATACAGGGGTTAATTGTCTATTGATTTACCTTATCAAAAAGAAATATATAAGATATAAAGACCAAGAATAGCAACGATAAGAAAACGCGAGTTGTGTTATACTTTCAAGCAAAAATTGCGTTTTGCAAGAGGAGTAAAAGATGATTATTATCCCCGCACGCTTAGAATCGACACGATTCCCTAATAAAGTCTTATGTGATATAGGTGGATTGCCTATGGTGGTGCGCACAGCACTGAATGCAAAAAAGGTCGATGATGTCATTGTGGCATGTGATGATGCACGCATACAAGAAGTGTGCAAGGCGCACAAGATAGAATCTATACTCACAAGTAAGCAGCACACAAGTGGGACTGATCGATGCGCACAAGCTTGCGAAGAGTTGAGATTGGCAGATTCTGAAATTATTATCAATGTCCAAGCCGATGAGCCGTTTTTAGAATCTGAAGTGATAAAAACTTTGCAAAATCTTATGAAAAAGAGCGGGGCGTTTATGGGGAGTTTGGCAAAAGTGATTGATAAAACACAGATCAATGATACAAATCTCGTCAAAGTCGTGTTAAATGCACACAATGAGGCGATTTATTTTTCGCGCTTAGGCATTCCTTTTTGTCGTGATGAAAGTAGTGCGGCTATCGTGGATAAAAATCCATATTTAGGACATTTGGGAATCTATGGATTCAGTGCGCGAAGTTTGATTGAGTTTTGTCGCCTGCCTAAAAGCCCTTTGGAAGATATTGAAAAGCTTGAGCAACTAAGGGCAATTTATCATCGCAAAACGATTGCTATGGCGATTGTGCAAACCCAAAGCGTGGGGATTGATACACCAGATGATCGTGAGAGGGCAGTAAAGCTTTTTCTATCATAATAAATCTTAAGTGAGGTTGATATTATGAGCGGAATGAATGCTCAAAAAGTTGATTTGGGCAAAGATTCTATTTATCGGTTGTTTTTTTATTTTTTTATCCCTAACCTTTGTGCGATGTTGGCACTCTCGAC
It encodes the following:
- the fmt gene encoding methionyl-tRNA formyltransferase, whose translation is MKILFAGTPAFATAIFERIYHDNSFTIVGLLCQPDKPFGRKGELKPPHTKEHFEALGIKILQPTKIDEDTIKIIESLAPDVILVVAYGKILPIRFLNIACCINIHASLLPQWRGASPLQQMLINQPDYFGITAMNISPKLDSGEILGYSYLPNTHQDFPTLSLELAQSGGKLALKVLKNLSSLQALKQIDADSTYCQKIKKNDGCVTFDNACEIYHKYLAYCVWPHIFIHSSLGYTLKLSHISLCEASSSNTQGEILAIESDSIIIGCAKGSLRIQTLQQEGKKALSAVEYLCGKRLKIGEILC
- the proB gene encoding glutamate 5-kinase, whose translation is MSSKHRIVLKVGSSTLCDGTTIHTDQMNALATLIKDLRQYYDVILVSSGAVAIGHTKLCINKNTLQNKQALASIGQPLLIESYRKSFESHQIHIAQLLLAGHDFDSRKSTDFARGTIDALLANNVLPIINENDAIAISEIVFGDNDRLSAYIAYYFGAKLLIILSDIDGYFDKNPHQYDDAKILSLVNHIPQQTLEAQHTPHGQFATGGIVTKLMAADFLLQKGSAMFLSHAHKLHIVRDLLLEHKQTSGTLFCPKDSQGLKGIWNL
- a CDS encoding biotin--[acetyl-CoA-carboxylase] ligase, giving the protein MLRIYTFDTLPSTQTYAIEQIKSNALTPPFCILAKHQSDAIGSRGNKWDQVAKALTFSFAMNIETLPQDLPVESSSIFFGFIFQQSLANLGSQVWLKWPNDLYIGENKVGGILTQKVQNILVCGIGINLYSNKHCPYGILEEEVSQKIQPQAFLEEYIKNIKKNTSWKQIFSIYKLEFYRNNTFTFHFQGQRVCLRETSLNDDGSLNFNGQRIYSLR
- a CDS encoding FUSC family protein is translated as MKGINFLLKRFFYVYDPGFFSLIYACKAMIAVCISGGLSYFLLGSPVVIWSVMMAMYIFFLNGFASNKDMDGKYLVLFVVCVCAMIPLFSIWEGSLWLILPTMCLAFLIGISSLYNNDLPKIITMTLVNALVANIYATSHPDVEIWRCILAAMLGGGVAIGIRLFISFGQYGKFIQTQFVQMLFELSIMCENLGNHKDYDIIKIQILNHISLLKAKLSSQGAKIKDAHSIKNHKRALFYLYKLESMYYVIDSMHYSLESQSPQSHELIKHIQQEMITNLKELSSIFYGKKPTLHTSVFIAAVEQKIDWTWVNGLKIFYSKLESFIRIGHQEAKAFVENTPRKSFSEMRQSLRENPQPLHYALRYSGAMGMAMFVAQFFQIDHGAWIALGVISMMHPNITLIENTGKDSVFGSLIGLMLGFGLVTFLGDSTFIYILFVCNLFLVIYFKPYPLMLWTSITMLELVVMFSFVDQHFVQLIAYRFGDILLGLMFAFFTSKILYPSYSIDEILPKCKECLEKLNLLTQSLPYLETDSQILEYQNQLTRSINDFSNLTLQAKNEKHCAPLLITAFDDLLKDFEQLKTLNLILNERIIEFITHQPHHQTLLQNDLKALHVRYSMLCAMIESKPYYFKTDEDGRFLLKNTPLYPIMLDVFVIQNHFYDILHHKLGI
- a CDS encoding HD domain-containing protein, translating into MSIIPPQLKPSLLKKIFVAASIRRWNDQATPVEFVELDKQAHKIVIAYILAKYEENQGKSVDWEALILQFCFEFFERIVLTDIKPPVFHQLRHSHNKELVEFVCAQLENDLGSYVFFPQMKEYLLSTKSNLEKEILKASHYYASKWEFDIIYHFNPYMYDVQNIRNIINKQVEEHYHLAGMQQIMLYEDVRELITMFGQLRFQKRWSQTPRVPATSVLGHTLIVALSAYLVSFDIGCCKKMRINHFLCGLFHDLPEILTRDIISPIKRSVKGLDKLIKDIEKEAVDKKILSIVPPNIKEDIVYFTENEFANRYMIEHFIYNAKSGEELMEQYNCDEYNSIYGEFLKIFDYLSAFLEARISISHGISSDDLVNGAEDIYQKCAHKVINNIDIGKLFRDFK
- the kdsB gene encoding 3-deoxy-manno-octulosonate cytidylyltransferase, producing the protein MIIIPARLESTRFPNKVLCDIGGLPMVVRTALNAKKVDDVIVACDDARIQEVCKAHKIESILTSKQHTSGTDRCAQACEELRLADSEIIINVQADEPFLESEVIKTLQNLMKKSGAFMGSLAKVIDKTQINDTNLVKVVLNAHNEAIYFSRLGIPFCRDESSAAIVDKNPYLGHLGIYGFSARSLIEFCRLPKSPLEDIEKLEQLRAIYHRKTIAMAIVQTQSVGIDTPDDRERAVKLFLS
- a CDS encoding AAA family ATPase, encoding MCEIITIANQKGGVGKTTTTVNLAAFLASANKKVLVIDYDPQANATTSFGIRRNKVEFDIYHVLTGSKKLSEIILKTDIPLLDIAPSNIGLAGIEKEFYNKNNAKGRELLLSKKISEVKDLYDFIVIDSPPALGSLTVNALVAADSVIIPIQCEFFALEGLAQLLNTIRILKDTINPRLSIKGFLPTMYSGQNNLSRQVFEELTQHFSKELFKDENEFIIVPRSVKLAESPSFGKPILLYDIRSNGSIAYENLARVILQGA
- a CDS encoding ParB/RepB/Spo0J family partition protein, with the translated sequence MAKKKALGRGLGAVLGEVEEAYEKNLSDDSSLVLELNIDIIKANPYQPRKSFDDESLKELAESIQEHGLLQPIIVYDNGGGDYVLIAGERRLRASKLAGKTNIRAIVADIDLKRLRELAIIENIQREDLGAIELALSYQELLEEYGITHEELSKRIKKSRAQITNTLRLLNLSDETKDLLNQNKITQGHAKMLVTLDEQEQKLITDSIMGQKLSVRDTENLIKKLKNKKGSPNSSKISQADYIEKIDTDLLLSLQEKLDKLGITSQIASPKLTIYFENDAEITTLIKKISK
- a CDS encoding FoF1 ATP synthase subunit B' — its product is MSITLNPYLMLLVFVVFMLLIYLLNQWLYKPMFTFMKNRDESIRRDLESTQGHKNDISQIEKEISENLQQARKEAAQILDAATKEAKATYESKINSKKAENEAKLAQYKEELQAQKAELRSDLIAQLPLFRESLKTKLKQI
- a CDS encoding F0F1 ATP synthase subunit B; the encoded protein is MKKIAGLFILVSIPSLMFASGSLEESDFIQRVINFVIFLAILWYFAFDAIKGIFTKRRLAISDQLQAVQDNLQQAKKESERANKRLEESKKRAKDIVNAAKQEAYLIEQKYNDQIKRDIELLKHSLDASIEFEQRRLTQESVNEVLNELMQSEEVQLNKEDYINIITKRIS
- a CDS encoding type II CAAX endopeptidase family protein; translation: MQQCRLILIQLGLSFCLLFFAGAVYYFMVFQPSGEFVGFYPFDFGIRSLSWLLVGFLIALLIVWCFLTFLPRQKLYDENVLAFSQSIFLWFALPFFFLNALSEEMLFRGALQYQWGILIATIAFTLVHFSYYKKPFMLLQVFAQGLLLAFLYEMSESLWVCILCHTGVNCLLIYLIKKKYIRYKDQE